One Candidatus Zixiibacteriota bacterium DNA segment encodes these proteins:
- a CDS encoding hydrogenase maturation protease, whose product MKINNSILVIGLGNKYRKDDGVGLYTVEKIKAMKLDDVKVIDGVSDGAALMNIWSNDNAVFIIDAVISSAKSGTVYRFDALNETIPGEIFTGYSTHSISLVESIELAKSLGEIPDSLIVFGIEGIDFSAGIGLTPEVESAAYEVIDLIEKEINNISKQ is encoded by the coding sequence ATGAAAATAAATAATTCTATACTAGTTATAGGATTGGGTAATAAGTATCGAAAAGATGATGGAGTCGGATTATATACTGTTGAAAAAATTAAAGCGATGAAGCTTGATGATGTTAAAGTGATTGATGGTGTCAGCGATGGTGCGGCTCTTATGAATATATGGTCGAATGATAATGCGGTTTTCATTATAGATGCAGTCATTTCATCAGCCAAATCCGGAACAGTTTATAGGTTTGACGCTTTGAATGAGACGATTCCCGGCGAGATATTTACCGGATATTCAACTCATTCAATCAGCTTAGTCGAATCGATAGAATTGGCTAAAAGCTTGGGGGAAATCCCCGATTCGTTAATTGTCTTCGGCATAGAGGGTATTGATTTTTCAGCTGGAATCGGCCTAACTCCGGAAGTTGAAAGCGCCGCTTATGAAGTTATTGATCTAATTGAGAAGGAAATAAATAATATTTCCAAGCAATGA